The Sorangiineae bacterium MSr11367 genome window below encodes:
- a CDS encoding ABC transporter permease, which produces MSIDTMLSMLWEATLDTFYMVGASTLLTVLFGLPLGVLLILTERGGLLAAPWLNRVLGAIVNVGRSLPFIILLVAVIPFTRLLVGTTIGTTAAIVPLTLAAVPFFARVCETSLREVDRGLIEAAQAMGCTEGQIVYKVLIPEALPSLVLGVTITIISLLSYSAVAGAVGAGGLGDLAIRYGYQRFDTKVMAVTVALLIIMVQAIQWLGNVLSQRLRTS; this is translated from the coding sequence ATGAGCATCGACACGATGCTGTCGATGTTGTGGGAAGCCACGCTCGACACGTTTTACATGGTGGGCGCGTCGACCTTGCTCACCGTCCTGTTCGGCCTTCCGTTGGGGGTTCTTCTGATCCTCACGGAGCGTGGCGGTTTGCTCGCGGCCCCGTGGTTGAATCGGGTGCTCGGTGCCATCGTGAACGTCGGCCGCTCGCTGCCGTTCATCATCTTGCTCGTCGCGGTCATCCCGTTCACGCGGTTGCTCGTGGGCACCACCATCGGCACCACCGCGGCTATCGTGCCGCTGACGCTGGCCGCCGTGCCCTTCTTCGCGCGCGTCTGCGAAACGTCGCTTCGCGAAGTGGATCGCGGCCTCATCGAAGCGGCGCAGGCCATGGGCTGCACCGAAGGGCAAATCGTCTACAAAGTCCTCATCCCCGAGGCCCTCCCGTCCCTGGTGTTGGGCGTCACCATCACCATCATCAGCCTCCTGAGCTACTCCGCCGTCGCGGGCGCCGTGGGCGCGGGTGGCCTGGGCGATCTGGCCATTCGCTACGGCTACCAACGCTTCGACACGAAGGTCATGGCCGTCACCGTCGCCCTGCTCATCATCATGGTCCAAGCCATCCAGTGGCTCGGCAACGTCCTGTCCCAGCGACTGCGCACGAGCTGA
- a CDS encoding ATP-binding cassette domain-containing protein, with the protein MIRFQNIRKVYGTGDHIVKALDDVSLHVPVGEIFGVLGQSGAGKSTLIRCVNLLERPTSGSVIVNGQELTTLDAAGLRKARQQIGIIFQHFNLLRSRTVADNIAFPLEVIGQPKPQRDKRVKELLSLVGLSDKASAYPAQLSGGQKQRVGIARALACEPKVLLSDEATSALDPQTTRSILDLLRDLNRRLGLTVMLITHEMTVVKHICDRVAVLRDGRVIEQGLVDDLVVQPGSEIAHEFFPRIVPPQQKNGGIFATITFVGTAAEEPILSSLLRKFDVGVNILGGGIETVRDKRVGRLLLELSGPDAAAARSFLQERTGFTVES; encoded by the coding sequence GTGATCCGATTTCAGAACATCCGCAAAGTCTACGGAACGGGCGATCACATCGTGAAAGCGCTCGACGACGTGAGCCTTCACGTTCCCGTCGGTGAGATCTTTGGCGTGCTCGGCCAGAGCGGTGCCGGCAAGAGCACGCTCATCCGCTGCGTGAACCTCCTCGAGCGCCCCACGTCGGGCTCGGTCATCGTCAACGGTCAGGAGCTCACCACCCTCGACGCGGCGGGGCTTCGCAAAGCGCGCCAGCAGATCGGCATCATCTTTCAGCACTTCAACTTGCTCCGCTCGCGCACCGTGGCCGACAACATCGCGTTTCCCCTGGAGGTCATCGGCCAGCCGAAGCCGCAGCGGGACAAGCGTGTGAAGGAGCTGCTCTCCCTCGTGGGCCTCTCGGACAAGGCCAGCGCCTACCCCGCGCAGCTCTCGGGCGGGCAAAAGCAGCGGGTCGGCATCGCGCGGGCGCTCGCGTGCGAGCCCAAGGTTCTTCTCTCGGACGAGGCCACCTCCGCGCTCGATCCGCAGACCACGCGATCCATCTTGGACCTGCTGCGCGATCTCAATCGCCGCCTGGGGCTCACCGTCATGCTCATCACGCACGAGATGACCGTGGTGAAACACATCTGCGATCGCGTGGCCGTCCTGCGCGATGGCCGCGTCATCGAGCAGGGCCTCGTCGACGATTTGGTCGTGCAGCCCGGCTCGGAGATCGCGCACGAGTTCTTCCCGCGCATCGTTCCTCCCCAGCAGAAGAACGGTGGCATCTTTGCGACCATCACCTTCGTGGGCACCGCCGCGGAGGAGCCGATCCTCTCGTCGCTCCTGCGCAAGTTCGACGTCGGCGTGAACATCCTCGGCGGGGGGATCGAGACGGTGCGCGACAAGCGCGTGGGGCGTTTGCTCTTGGAGCTGTCCGGTCCCGACGCCGCCGCAGCGCGGAGTTTCTTGCAGGAACGAACCGGCTTCACGGTGGAATCATGA
- a CDS encoding 2-dehydropantoate 2-reductase yields the protein MSSFLIVGTGGVGGLLGGLLGLAGHDVAFVARGAHLAAMKEQGLVLRGPDGEQTLRVEGRIRAGEDPAAFGKVDYALVTVKAWQVEEMAPRIRAASAIVPLQNGVDAVPTLARALGDEPVLGSLCHMLSWIGGPGVIQWMKPQPVVTLGARTAAQRATVERLAGELMKANITTKISEDIDAALWEKLLFLAPMGSVGAVTRSFAGVFRSVPESRALLARAMEEIAAVARARGIRLSDDAVTRTLAFVDALPAEANASTYRDIIAGRPSELGNLTGAVVRLGKEAGVSTPTNDFLLAALLPQENAARSLK from the coding sequence ATGAGCTCATTCTTAATCGTTGGAACGGGCGGAGTCGGCGGTCTGCTCGGTGGCCTTCTCGGCCTGGCAGGGCATGATGTCGCCTTCGTTGCCCGCGGTGCACATCTCGCCGCCATGAAGGAGCAGGGCCTCGTCCTGCGCGGTCCCGACGGAGAGCAGACGCTCCGCGTCGAGGGACGCATTCGCGCGGGAGAAGATCCCGCAGCCTTCGGCAAGGTCGACTACGCGCTCGTCACCGTCAAAGCGTGGCAGGTCGAAGAAATGGCTCCCCGCATTCGCGCGGCGTCGGCCATCGTCCCTCTGCAAAATGGCGTCGATGCCGTCCCCACGCTCGCGCGGGCGCTCGGCGACGAGCCGGTTCTCGGCAGCCTTTGCCACATGCTGAGCTGGATCGGGGGCCCTGGCGTCATCCAATGGATGAAGCCCCAGCCCGTCGTGACCCTCGGCGCCCGCACCGCCGCGCAACGCGCCACCGTCGAGCGCCTCGCCGGCGAGCTCATGAAGGCGAACATCACCACGAAGATCTCCGAGGACATCGACGCCGCCCTTTGGGAAAAGCTCCTCTTCCTCGCGCCCATGGGATCCGTCGGCGCGGTCACCCGCTCCTTTGCCGGTGTCTTTCGCTCGGTCCCGGAATCGCGCGCGCTGCTCGCCCGCGCCATGGAGGAAATCGCCGCCGTGGCCCGCGCACGTGGCATCCGTCTCTCGGACGACGCCGTGACCCGCACCTTGGCCTTCGTCGATGCGCTCCCGGCCGAAGCGAACGCATCCACGTACCGCGACATCATCGCCGGGCGCCCTTCCGAACTCGGCAACCTGACCGGCGCAGTGGTACGACTCGGCAAGGAAGCCGGCGTTTCCACCCCGACCAACGATTTTCTCCTCGCGGCCCTCCTCCCGCAAGAGAACGCCGCGCGTTCGCTAAAATAG
- the map gene encoding type I methionyl aminopeptidase: MIHLKTDAEIAKMREAGRIVHAVLDALEDAARPGVSTWELDQIADRELTRAKARSAFRGYRPRGMTPYPAVICASVNEVVVHGIPNKHTVLRDGDILSVDFACFKNDYCADAARTIAIGNVNAAARDLLETTRTCLEHAIQATQPNARLGDVGWAVEQHARGKGYSLVRDFGGHGIGRAMHEEPSVANHGPAGRGVRLTPGMVIAIEPMVNAGAASIRTLNDGWTIVTKDRKWSAHFEHTVAVTKDGPVILTLP, translated from the coding sequence ATGATCCATCTGAAGACCGACGCCGAGATCGCGAAGATGCGTGAGGCTGGACGCATCGTTCACGCGGTGCTCGATGCGCTTGAAGACGCAGCTCGTCCCGGCGTTTCGACGTGGGAGCTCGATCAAATCGCCGACCGCGAGCTGACGCGGGCCAAAGCGCGTTCCGCGTTTCGTGGGTACCGCCCCCGCGGGATGACCCCCTACCCCGCCGTCATCTGCGCCTCGGTGAACGAGGTGGTGGTGCACGGGATCCCGAACAAGCACACCGTGCTGCGCGATGGGGACATCCTCAGCGTCGACTTCGCGTGCTTCAAGAACGACTACTGCGCCGACGCCGCGCGCACCATCGCCATCGGCAACGTGAACGCCGCAGCGCGCGATCTGCTCGAAACGACGCGCACGTGCCTCGAGCACGCGATTCAAGCCACGCAGCCGAACGCGCGCCTCGGCGACGTAGGCTGGGCCGTCGAGCAACACGCGCGCGGCAAAGGCTATTCGCTAGTGCGCGACTTCGGAGGCCACGGCATCGGCCGCGCGATGCACGAGGAACCCAGCGTCGCCAACCACGGGCCTGCAGGGCGCGGTGTGCGTCTCACTCCCGGCATGGTGATCGCGATCGAGCCGATGGTGAACGCGGGGGCGGCAAGCATCCGCACCCTCAACGATGGCTGGACGATCGTGACCAAAGACCGCAAATGGTCCGCGCACTTCGAGCACACCGTGGCCGTCACCAAGGACGGCCCCGTGATTCTCACGCTACCGTAG
- a CDS encoding LysR family transcriptional regulator: MSLQQLRYFVAVAEEEHVGRAAERLRIAQPALSRQIRNLEAELGTTFFERTPRGMRLSSSGAVFLPHARAILSSIESATAAIRCGTGSA; this comes from the coding sequence ATGAGTCTGCAGCAGCTTCGCTATTTCGTGGCGGTCGCCGAGGAAGAACACGTGGGCCGCGCGGCGGAGCGTTTGCGCATCGCGCAACCCGCCCTGAGCCGGCAGATTCGCAACCTGGAGGCGGAGCTCGGGACGACGTTCTTCGAGCGAACGCCGCGCGGGATGCGGCTCTCGTCGTCGGGCGCGGTGTTCCTTCCGCATGCACGGGCCATCCTCTCGTCGATCGAATCGGCCACGGCGGCCATTCGATGCGGCACGGGGAGTGCTTGA
- a CDS encoding sigma 54-interacting transcriptional regulator, protein MNAQRRLVVVGQAMFTGYVLPESGSLSVGRSEKSDVRIEDESISRKHARLHLGTGMVEIEDRGSVNGTRVRGERLALGQRVRILPGEAFHIGNVMVVIVADGDAPRQRLQSSPDQVETRRAHAGTQTGAREPAARAMHVIEDPAMQALYEMASRIAAGNIHVLVLGETGVGKELVAETIHERSPRHAGPFVCLNCAALSEQLLEAELFGYERGAFTGAVQSKQGLLESAHGGTVFLDEVGEMPMTLQAKLLRVLESRQLLRVGAVRPREVDVRFVAATNRDLQVAIQEGRFRSDLFFRLGGAKLMIPPLRERAVEIEPLAKAFAQRAARDLGRAQAPALSPEALNLLRAYPWPGNVRELRNFVERAVLLADGPWLAAEHFPIAEMAAFLPTRVPKIEPAPPSEASPASEREHILEVLRACAGNQSRAAKVLGIARSTLVARLDSYGVPRPRKT, encoded by the coding sequence GTGAACGCTCAGCGAAGGCTCGTCGTCGTCGGGCAAGCGATGTTCACCGGCTATGTGCTCCCGGAATCCGGGAGCCTTTCCGTGGGCCGTTCGGAAAAGAGCGACGTGCGCATCGAGGATGAGTCCATCTCGCGCAAGCATGCTCGGCTGCATCTGGGCACGGGCATGGTGGAGATCGAGGATCGCGGGAGCGTGAACGGCACGCGGGTTCGCGGAGAGCGGCTTGCGCTCGGGCAACGCGTGCGGATTCTGCCGGGCGAGGCATTTCACATCGGCAACGTGATGGTGGTGATCGTCGCGGACGGCGACGCGCCGCGCCAGCGGCTGCAGTCGAGCCCGGACCAAGTGGAGACGCGCCGGGCGCACGCGGGCACACAGACGGGCGCGCGGGAGCCGGCGGCGCGCGCAATGCACGTCATCGAGGATCCCGCGATGCAGGCGCTCTACGAGATGGCTTCGCGCATCGCGGCGGGGAACATCCACGTGCTCGTGCTGGGCGAGACGGGCGTAGGCAAGGAGCTCGTCGCCGAGACGATCCACGAGCGATCGCCCCGGCATGCAGGGCCGTTCGTGTGCCTCAATTGCGCCGCCCTTTCGGAGCAGCTGCTCGAGGCCGAGCTTTTCGGCTACGAGCGCGGCGCCTTCACGGGCGCCGTGCAGAGCAAACAAGGGCTGCTCGAGTCGGCGCACGGCGGCACGGTGTTTCTCGACGAAGTGGGCGAGATGCCCATGACGTTGCAGGCCAAGCTGCTGCGCGTACTGGAGTCCCGACAGCTGCTGCGCGTCGGTGCGGTGCGGCCGCGCGAGGTCGACGTGCGCTTCGTGGCCGCGACCAACCGGGACCTGCAGGTGGCCATTCAGGAAGGACGATTTCGGAGCGATCTGTTCTTCCGCCTCGGCGGGGCCAAGCTGATGATTCCGCCGCTGCGGGAGCGCGCCGTGGAGATCGAGCCGCTGGCCAAGGCCTTTGCGCAGCGCGCGGCGCGCGATCTGGGGCGGGCGCAGGCTCCGGCGTTGAGCCCGGAGGCGCTGAACCTGCTCCGCGCGTACCCATGGCCGGGCAACGTGCGCGAGCTGCGCAACTTCGTGGAGCGTGCGGTGCTCCTTGCCGATGGGCCGTGGCTCGCAGCGGAGCATTTTCCCATCGCGGAGATGGCCGCGTTTCTGCCAACGCGGGTGCCGAAGATCGAGCCGGCCCCACCGAGCGAGGCATCGCCCGCGAGCGAACGAGAGCACATCCTCGAGGTGCTGCGCGCGTGCGCGGGGAATCAGTCGCGCGCGGCGAAGGTGCTGGGCATCGCACGGAGCACCTTGGTGGCACGCCTCGACAGCTACGGCGTTCCGCGCCCGCGAAAGACGTAG
- a CDS encoding serine/threonine protein kinase gives MRIVGRYAVYDEIGRGGMAAVHLGRLLGHVGFSRTVAIKMLRPQYAKDPSFVSMFLDEARLAARIAHPNVVHTLDVEATQGELFVVMEYVHGESLSRLMRHARNEKTPIPLPIAVSLLSGVLLGLHAAHEAKGVDGEPLDLVHRDVSPDNILVGVDGIAKVADFGIAKARGRLQTTRTGELKGKVAYMAPEQLEGRAVRASDMFAVAIVLWEVLAGRRFFEGKDELTRMRTLLNGAIESPRVHAHAMPEALETVVMRGLERDPSRRFATGLEMATALERAVTPASAIDVAQWLETAAVVALERRSVLLARMEESSHDAFSQPALPSSEPTPGPVEAEEESEAGDPTRPVPGLAADSRFAIRDSRMANAVAPPPPRRRRLALFATLLVLATGVVLLATRKKEETKFTPLPVEAPSAAPVDADVPVDPVAPSAAPSVPPPPKGKARTTRPAAKPGKSDCTPPYTIGSDGLRHYKPECW, from the coding sequence ATGCGCATCGTAGGCCGCTACGCCGTGTACGACGAAATCGGCCGGGGCGGCATGGCGGCCGTGCACTTGGGGCGGCTCCTGGGGCACGTGGGTTTCTCGCGCACGGTGGCCATCAAGATGCTGCGGCCGCAGTACGCCAAGGATCCGTCGTTCGTCTCGATGTTCCTCGACGAGGCGCGGCTGGCCGCACGCATCGCGCACCCCAACGTGGTGCACACGCTCGACGTGGAGGCCACGCAGGGCGAATTGTTCGTGGTGATGGAGTACGTGCACGGCGAATCGCTCTCGCGATTGATGCGCCATGCACGCAACGAGAAGACGCCCATTCCGCTGCCCATCGCGGTGTCCCTTCTCTCCGGGGTTCTTCTCGGCCTACACGCGGCGCACGAAGCGAAAGGCGTGGATGGCGAGCCGCTCGATCTGGTTCACCGCGACGTGTCGCCGGACAACATTTTGGTCGGCGTCGACGGCATCGCCAAAGTCGCGGACTTCGGCATCGCGAAGGCGCGCGGCCGGTTGCAGACGACGCGCACCGGGGAGCTGAAAGGCAAAGTGGCCTACATGGCGCCGGAGCAGCTCGAGGGGCGCGCGGTCCGGGCGAGCGACATGTTCGCGGTGGCCATCGTGCTCTGGGAGGTGCTGGCCGGGCGACGTTTCTTCGAGGGGAAAGACGAGCTGACGCGCATGCGCACGCTGCTCAACGGCGCCATCGAGTCACCACGTGTGCACGCGCACGCGATGCCCGAGGCCCTCGAGACGGTGGTGATGCGCGGGCTGGAGCGCGATCCGAGCCGGCGCTTCGCCACGGGGCTGGAGATGGCCACGGCGCTGGAGCGTGCGGTGACACCGGCGAGTGCGATCGACGTGGCGCAGTGGCTCGAGACCGCCGCCGTGGTCGCGCTCGAACGACGCTCGGTGCTGCTGGCGCGCATGGAGGAGTCTTCGCACGACGCGTTTTCGCAGCCCGCGCTGCCATCCTCGGAGCCGACGCCCGGTCCGGTCGAGGCGGAGGAGGAGTCGGAGGCCGGTGACCCCACCCGCCCGGTGCCCGGGCTCGCCGCCGATTCGCGATTCGCGATTCGCGATTCGCGAATGGCGAATGCCGTAGCCCCCCCTCCCCCGCGGCGCAGGCGGCTGGCGCTTTTCGCGACGCTGCTGGTGCTGGCGACCGGGGTGGTGCTTCTGGCCACGAGGAAGAAGGAGGAGACGAAGTTCACACCGTTGCCGGTCGAGGCGCCGTCGGCCGCACCCGTGGATGCCGACGTACCGGTCGATCCCGTCGCTCCGTCGGCCGCGCCGTCGGTGCCTCCGCCTCCCAAAGGCAAAGCGCGAACGACGCGACCTGCCGCGAAGCCGGGAAAATCCGACTGCACCCCGCCGTACACCATCGGGAGCGATGGGCTTCGGCACTACAAGCCGGAGTGCTGGTAA
- a CDS encoding glycoside hydrolase family 16 protein: protein MAPSSRTRKHRLAAGTAFIGLFGSMSACYWLTSTDDLTRGNGGSGTPDGSVEGGPGSDANNEAVVYPPGSGWKLTFRDEFNGDALGAGWATEYPREGERAHSDPGNNEVQWYLKQNVVVSGGTLKLIAKREDHPATSQTFHYTSGMVQSKSLATFQYGYVEAKIKWPKGSGLHPAFWSWPTSESSTPELDIASFAGHEPGNVTCILNTQNGQKSLREIPADNGDWTAAWHTYAVDSEPNRTIWYFDGQRVYDAPSTGGTSLYLMLTFAISESPPATGTTLPATYEIDYVRVFTK, encoded by the coding sequence ATGGCACCTTCTAGCCGCACTCGGAAACATCGACTCGCCGCGGGCACCGCGTTCATCGGCCTTTTTGGCAGCATGAGCGCTTGCTACTGGCTCACCTCCACCGACGACCTCACGAGAGGCAACGGCGGCAGCGGCACCCCGGACGGGTCCGTCGAAGGGGGCCCCGGTTCCGACGCGAACAACGAGGCTGTCGTGTACCCGCCCGGCAGCGGTTGGAAGCTGACCTTCCGCGACGAGTTCAACGGCGACGCGCTGGGGGCGGGTTGGGCGACCGAATACCCGCGCGAGGGTGAGCGCGCGCACTCCGATCCCGGCAACAACGAAGTCCAATGGTACCTGAAGCAAAACGTCGTGGTCAGCGGCGGCACGCTCAAATTGATTGCCAAACGGGAAGACCACCCGGCTACGTCGCAAACATTCCATTACACGTCGGGTATGGTGCAATCGAAGTCGTTGGCGACCTTTCAATATGGTTACGTCGAGGCTAAAATCAAATGGCCAAAAGGCAGCGGACTCCATCCCGCGTTTTGGTCGTGGCCGACGAGCGAGAGCTCCACCCCCGAATTGGACATTGCATCGTTCGCCGGACATGAGCCGGGCAACGTCACATGCATCCTGAACACGCAGAACGGCCAGAAAAGCCTGCGGGAGATCCCCGCGGACAATGGTGATTGGACCGCCGCCTGGCATACCTACGCCGTCGACTCCGAGCCGAATCGCACGATTTGGTACTTCGATGGCCAGCGCGTTTACGACGCGCCCTCCACGGGCGGCACATCGCTTTATCTCATGTTGACATTCGCGATTTCGGAGTCACCCCCGGCCACGGGCACCACGCTCCCGGCGACCTACGAAATCGACTACGTTCGCGTCTTTACGAAATAG
- a CDS encoding serine/threonine protein kinase: MGDSRTLPLVLGRYELHSVIAAGGMASIHLGRLCGSSGFTRTVAVKRLHPHYARDPDFVSMFLDEARLVARIRHPNVVPIVDVVAERDELFLVMEYVHGESLARLVHRASDSSLPVPPAMAAAIFVDVLHGLHAAHDAKTPEGEPLSIVHRDVTPHNVLVGVDGSARIADFGIAKATQRSRATDGSTLKGKLCYVAPEQLHGREVNRATDVYSAAVSLWEALTGRLLFAAENEAHVYEKILTGAARPPSALVADVPIALDEIVMRGLSMKPHKRFASAQEMALELERSIALPSAAELGAWVQSRAEQDLAKRVALIESIERGAPVSARTVVPPPARRGAKVAIVGSIAFVGTAAVVGGALFAHVRMRAPAAVASHAAVVESPKDEPVAVEEPVAALSTGAAPVPPKGPRVHKTAAAAIKPPDDACKPPYMRDETGRKIYKRECL; encoded by the coding sequence GTGGGTGACTCTCGGACATTGCCGTTGGTGCTCGGTCGCTACGAGCTGCACTCGGTCATTGCGGCCGGCGGCATGGCGAGCATCCATCTGGGGCGCCTCTGCGGGTCATCGGGGTTCACGCGCACCGTGGCGGTGAAGCGCTTGCACCCGCACTACGCGCGCGATCCCGACTTCGTCTCCATGTTCCTCGACGAGGCACGGCTGGTTGCGCGCATCCGTCACCCCAACGTGGTGCCCATCGTCGACGTGGTGGCCGAGCGCGACGAGCTCTTTTTGGTCATGGAGTACGTGCACGGCGAGTCGCTCGCGCGGCTCGTGCATCGCGCTTCGGATTCGAGCCTGCCGGTGCCGCCGGCCATGGCCGCGGCTATTTTCGTCGATGTCTTGCATGGCCTGCACGCGGCGCACGATGCAAAGACGCCCGAGGGGGAGCCTCTTTCGATCGTGCACCGCGACGTGACCCCGCACAACGTGCTCGTGGGCGTGGATGGCTCGGCACGCATCGCCGACTTCGGCATTGCCAAGGCGACGCAGCGTTCGCGGGCGACCGATGGCTCCACGCTCAAGGGCAAGCTCTGTTACGTCGCACCGGAGCAGCTCCACGGCCGCGAGGTGAACCGCGCCACCGACGTGTATTCGGCGGCCGTGTCGCTTTGGGAAGCGCTCACCGGGCGGTTGCTCTTCGCGGCGGAGAACGAAGCGCACGTGTACGAGAAGATTCTCACGGGGGCTGCACGCCCGCCGAGCGCCCTCGTCGCGGACGTGCCCATCGCGCTCGACGAGATCGTGATGCGCGGGCTTTCGATGAAGCCGCACAAGCGCTTCGCGTCGGCGCAGGAGATGGCCCTCGAGCTGGAGAGGAGCATTGCCCTTCCATCGGCGGCCGAGTTGGGCGCGTGGGTGCAGTCTCGTGCCGAGCAGGATCTCGCGAAGCGGGTCGCACTCATCGAGAGCATCGAGCGCGGTGCGCCCGTCTCGGCCCGCACCGTGGTGCCCCCGCCCGCACGGCGCGGCGCGAAGGTCGCGATCGTCGGATCGATCGCGTTCGTCGGGACGGCGGCCGTGGTCGGGGGCGCTCTTTTCGCGCACGTTCGGATGAGGGCGCCCGCGGCGGTCGCCTCACATGCCGCGGTGGTCGAGTCACCGAAGGACGAACCCGTCGCGGTGGAGGAACCCGTGGCCGCGCTGTCGACGGGGGCTGCGCCGGTGCCGCCGAAGGGCCCGCGCGTCCACAAGACCGCCGCTGCGGCGATCAAGCCGCCCGACGATGCCTGCAAGCCGCCGTATATGCGCGATGAGACCGGCCGAAAGATCTACAAGCGCGAGTGCCTCTGA
- a CDS encoding DUF5050 domain-containing protein, whose product MTRLLAFASAPLVAAVASVACVGVLVACRFTDGLSGGPWDDGGGPSECDGPCPVVCPGFFADCDDAGANGCEVDTRVVSEHCGACGHDCLGGACQGGFCQPILLAEGGVAPMHIVLDDASVYGVNASGAVTRISKNGGPLVVLAPSDGHAQSPPPRVTLAGNTLYYTDFGPPADGGTAGNVWATTIDGGKERIARANAPYAISVAGGYVYWSEGNPDASAPVGAIRRMNIASKDAGGPALVVAPEPGAISSILATDKTLYWSNRGTPPMYSDGALKGCESMGADAGLPCAQEAPLAAPGAEGLISDGNLYFTGTDGVFAWGCSLTSCAKRAVAPQQFDPRFLVFDSSRNTVFWTTGDGAIKMVAKAGYPNNNETILFQRRGTNPLDIAVDAKAVYWTDLAGVPGRPGTAPALYKLAR is encoded by the coding sequence ATGACACGGCTCCTCGCCTTCGCGTCCGCGCCGCTCGTTGCCGCCGTCGCATCCGTCGCGTGTGTGGGCGTCTTGGTGGCGTGTCGCTTCACCGACGGCTTGTCCGGCGGTCCCTGGGATGATGGTGGCGGCCCGAGTGAATGCGACGGACCATGCCCGGTGGTCTGTCCGGGCTTCTTCGCCGATTGCGACGATGCCGGTGCAAACGGATGTGAGGTCGACACGCGCGTGGTCTCGGAGCACTGTGGCGCGTGCGGCCACGATTGCCTCGGCGGTGCGTGCCAGGGAGGCTTCTGCCAGCCGATTCTGCTCGCGGAGGGCGGCGTGGCACCGATGCACATCGTGCTCGACGACGCATCGGTCTACGGGGTGAACGCCAGCGGTGCGGTCACGCGCATCTCGAAAAACGGCGGGCCGCTCGTCGTCTTGGCGCCGAGCGACGGTCATGCGCAATCCCCACCGCCGCGCGTCACCCTCGCAGGCAACACGCTTTACTACACCGACTTCGGCCCGCCGGCGGACGGCGGCACCGCGGGCAACGTTTGGGCAACCACCATCGACGGCGGCAAGGAACGCATCGCCCGCGCGAATGCTCCGTATGCGATCTCGGTGGCCGGTGGCTATGTGTATTGGTCCGAGGGAAATCCCGATGCGTCGGCGCCCGTCGGGGCCATACGGCGCATGAACATCGCCTCGAAGGATGCAGGCGGACCTGCGCTGGTGGTGGCGCCGGAGCCGGGGGCCATCTCATCGATTTTGGCCACCGACAAAACCCTGTATTGGAGCAACCGCGGAACGCCTCCCATGTACAGTGACGGCGCGCTGAAGGGGTGCGAATCCATGGGAGCCGACGCGGGGCTTCCATGCGCGCAAGAAGCACCCCTGGCGGCGCCCGGAGCGGAGGGCCTGATCTCGGATGGCAATCTTTACTTTACGGGAACGGATGGGGTGTTTGCCTGGGGCTGCTCGCTCACGAGTTGCGCCAAAAGGGCCGTAGCCCCGCAACAATTCGATCCGCGCTTTCTGGTCTTCGATTCTTCGCGCAACACCGTCTTTTGGACCACCGGAGATGGTGCGATCAAAATGGTGGCCAAAGCGGGATATCCAAACAACAACGAGACGATTCTTTTTCAACGACGTGGAACCAATCCGTTGGACATCGCCGTCGATGCGAAGGCCGTCTACTGGACCGATTTGGCTGGCGTGCCTGGACGTCCAGGCACGGCTCCTGCTCTCTACAAGCTCGCGCGGTAG